In Chitinispirillales bacterium, the genomic window TTTTCCGAATCTTGCGTTTTCTTGCCGTCGATTTCGCAAACGTCCAAGCGTCCGTCGTTATCCAAAATGTAAATAAAATTATCAGGACTTATCGCAACTTTCGAAATACCGCCGCTGTGAATTAAATTTTTATTTCCAACGTTCCACCTGTACAATTTTTCGGTATAGTCGTCGGTAGTCAATATAAAAATGGGGAAATCGTTCGTTCCTTTTATAAATTTAATCGCATATTCTTTCGGCTCTTTCGACTGCAATATTAAACTGTCGATTTTTGTCCAAGCGTCCGAATTACGGAGCATAATTTCCCCGTCTGACGAAAGAGCGATAAAATCGCCGCCGTAACCGATAATTGAATTTACATAAAAATCCGAACTTATAATGCTTGTGGAATCGACGGTCGGATTGAGAAGCGCGACTCCCGCGTCGCCCAGCGCAAAAAAATAGTTGTCATGTTCGTCGTAAACGCCGAAAAAACCGTCGCAGCCAAACAATCGCTCAGGTTTTGCATCCGGAATTTTATGTTTTACGAACTTATCTTTGCCGGAGACCGTGTACAATATCGGAACTTCGTTTTTATTTTCTAATTCCAACTTAACGGCGAAATCGTTACCGTTCAAAACAATATTATCTAAATTGGCGTTGACGTTGGCGCCGAACGGTAAGCATTTTATGCTTTTCCATGCGTTATCATCTTTCGTTTTCCAATTTACGCCCCCCTTTGAGCCGACGACAATCATGTCTTCGTTGATTTCAATATCCAAAAATCCATAATCGGAAAGCCCTTGCGCCGACAAAAAACCTGCAAAAAAAATTACTATTAATCTAATTTTCATACACCTGAGTTCCTTCGGGAATTACAAAATTAAACAGACTTTCTGAAATTTCGGTGGGAAAAGTCGTTTTTTCAAAAATATACGTCGTAATATTTTTGTCTATGTCGTTAACTGTTATTTTGGAAATCTGCGAATTTGTCAAAAATATTTCAACTTTTTCATAACCGTTTTCCAAAGATTTCGAGTTTTGCCAAACAAAAGATTTTGTCGGCTTATTTTCTATAAAATCGGCGGTTTTAAGCAGGTTCATTAATTCTAAGGGGGCAAATTCGGATAACTGCGGCGTTACTTTTTGCACCTTAACCTGTTTTTGCCTGCTGTTGTATTCCCAAAAAGCGTCTCCGTTGCTGACGTAACTCATTTTTCCGACGGAAATATTGAATTTATTATTCCGTCCGATAATGATTTTTCCTTTTACTTTGGTTTCTTTTTCGCGCACGGCCCAATACGTTTTTCGCTCAAAATCAATTTCCGTCGGCGAATTTGTATATTTTTCCAAAACCGCCGATAAATCAGAGTCGGCAAACGCGTTCAGGATTATAATCGCCGCAATTATTACAATTTTCTTCATTTATTCCAACAATATCTTTTGAGAGAAAAATTTTCCGTCGGCATCGATTTGTACAATAACCGCATTTTTCGCCGTTTTGGGAATTGTAAACGCCGCCTTTTCGCCGGAAACGTTTCCGGAGGCTATTTTTCTTCCGTTTACCGAGAATATCGCTATCTTCATTGATTTCACGCCAGCCGCAGATATCGAAATTTCGCGCTTATTCAACAAAATTATCGGAACGATTTTATTTTTGGGTTTCTTCTTGTAAATCGCGATATTTTCGCCGTGACTTTCGTTGAGATTTTCTTTTTCGCTTTCTTCAATTTTGAAATCGTCTAAGTAATAAATCCGGTCTTCTGTTTGAGGTGCGAAATCGGAAGCGCTTTCATCGGCGAAAGTCGAAAAATAAACGGCGGAAATTATAATCGTTACAATTTTTTTCATTTTGCTTCCTTATCGGCACGGTAAAAAAATACTCCCTGCTTAGAATTTAGCCGGATTAAAAATTTGACGGAAAATAAAATTTGTTTATTATACCTTTTTCTTTTTATGGCGGTTTTGCCGTCTGCGTTTTTTGCGTTTGTGTAGAGCGATTTTCGCTTTCCTGTGTTTCTTGACGCTTGACATCAATTTTCCTTTCATCATATTCTTTATTTTGAAAACTACGTAAAAATACATTTAAAACATGCAAAATAGCAAAAAATTATTATTTTTTCTGAAATTGTCGATAATTGAGAGAAACAAAGGATAACGGACAGTTTACGCACACATACGGTGAAATTAAATTATGCATCTAATGTCAGCAATGAAGATAGAATGTTGAATAAGCCAATAATAGAAAAGAAGAATACGGACGGAAAACAACAACAAAACAGGTCTGTAAGCGTTAAGATTTCGGGATAAATCTATCCAAGTTACGCTATTAATTTTTGTAAGTTTTCAGGATCATTTCTTTCCGACCAAAAAACACATTCAGCGTTTCGGCTTCTCAACGCTTCAACATATTCACTTTCTACCTTTTTTTCCATATCATTTACAAATGCCAAACCAAGCAAATTTTTATTGCTCATTTGCTCACGAACGCTTTTTACGTCATCCCAAGCAAATAAAAAGTAAGGGACATTTGATTTGCTAAGAGAATTAAAAGATTTAATAACAATCTCTTTGTTCTTATGCGCAATTTGAAAATCAAAGGCAAATTCCAATCCTGTCCGCCCTTTTGAAATAAACTGTGGAGTATATATAACATTTTGCTCTTCAAGAAAAACTTTAACATCTTCTTTGAAAATTGATGGAATTGATGGCTTGCTAAGCATATACATATCGTTTATTTCAGAAATAGCCATTATTAAATTGTGTTTTTTTTGAGCAAAATTAGTATTAGTCGATTCC contains:
- a CDS encoding DUF1828 domain-containing protein, giving the protein MNTWIDKLIDDYYKFLRDRTAIITDTGTNWAVINTPFVGAFNDCIEIYIKKSGDKITLSDDGITLKNLDMLGISFSHSHQRKWVLDGILITYGVTCDNEELVVESTNTNFAQKKHNLIMAISEINDMYMLSKPSIPSIFKEDVKVFLEEQNVIYTPQFISKGRTGLEFAFDFQIAHKNKEIVIKSFNSLSKSNVPYFLFAWDDVKSVREQMSNKNLLGLAFVNDMEKKVESEYVEALRSRNAECVFWSERNDPENLQKLIA
- a CDS encoding outer membrane lipoprotein carrier protein LolA, which encodes MKKIVIIAAIIILNAFADSDLSAVLEKYTNSPTEIDFERKTYWAVREKETKVKGKIIIGRNNKFNISVGKMSYVSNGDAFWEYNSRQKQVKVQKVTPQLSEFAPLELMNLLKTADFIENKPTKSFVWQNSKSLENGYEKVEIFLTNSQISKITVNDIDKNITTYIFEKTTFPTEISESLFNFVIPEGTQVYEN